A genomic stretch from Nitrobacter winogradskyi Nb-255 includes:
- the fabG gene encoding 3-oxoacyl-ACP reductase FabG, with translation MQGKVIAVTGASGALGKVVVDAAITRGARAACINRAVARGDATADRIELGGVDLTDPAQALQAIDAAAAHFGRLDVLVNVAGAFAFETVADGDPKTWQRLYAINVATALNASRAAIPHLVASGAGRIVNIGAIGALQAGVGMGAYAASKAAVHRLTEALASELKGKVTVNAVLPSTIDTPANRRDMPKADFATWVTADELADVILFLASDAASGVTGALLPVRGRV, from the coding sequence ATGCAAGGAAAGGTCATCGCCGTCACCGGAGCTTCCGGCGCGCTGGGCAAGGTGGTCGTGGATGCCGCCATCACGCGCGGCGCCAGGGCGGCCTGCATTAACCGGGCTGTGGCAAGGGGCGATGCCACGGCCGACCGGATCGAATTGGGCGGCGTCGATCTGACTGATCCCGCACAGGCCTTGCAAGCCATCGATGCGGCGGCCGCGCATTTCGGCCGGCTCGACGTTCTCGTCAACGTTGCCGGCGCGTTTGCCTTCGAAACCGTCGCGGACGGCGATCCGAAGACCTGGCAGCGCCTTTACGCGATCAATGTGGCGACCGCGCTGAACGCCTCGCGAGCGGCGATCCCGCATCTGGTTGCGTCCGGCGCCGGACGCATCGTCAACATCGGTGCGATCGGTGCCTTGCAGGCGGGCGTTGGCATGGGCGCCTATGCGGCGTCGAAAGCGGCCGTGCATCGGCTGACCGAAGCGCTTGCCTCCGAGTTGAAAGGCAAGGTGACCGTCAACGCCGTCCTGCCCTCGACGATCGACACGCCGGCCAATCGCAGGGACATGCCGAAAGCGGATTTCGCGACCTGGGTGACGGCGGACGAACTGGCTGATGTCATCCTGTTTCTGGCAAGCGATGCGGCGAGCGGCGTGACCGGGGCGCTGCTTCCCGTGCGCGGACGCGTTTGA
- the fabA gene encoding bifunctional 3-hydroxydecanoyl-ACP dehydratase/trans-2-decenoyl-ACP isomerase yields the protein MPNLRSSYDYEDLLACGRGEMFGPGEPKLPLPPMLMFDRITEITEGGGKYGRGLVRTELDIKPNLWFFQCHFQNDPVMPGCLGLDGLWQMVGFYLVWLGRDRNVRARALGLGDLKFTGQILPHARKISYTVDIKRVMRSKLVMAIADGTVSVDGDTIYHAKDLRLGLFKSLPGSPIEPTS from the coding sequence ATGCCTAACCTTCGCAGCAGCTATGATTACGAGGACTTGCTGGCTTGCGGCCGTGGCGAGATGTTCGGCCCCGGCGAACCCAAACTTCCGTTGCCGCCGATGCTGATGTTCGATCGCATCACGGAGATTACCGAAGGCGGCGGGAAATATGGACGCGGCCTGGTGCGCACCGAGCTCGACATCAAACCGAACCTCTGGTTCTTCCAATGCCATTTTCAGAACGACCCGGTGATGCCCGGCTGTCTCGGTCTCGACGGGCTTTGGCAGATGGTGGGATTCTATCTGGTCTGGCTTGGCCGCGACCGGAATGTGCGGGCTCGTGCGCTCGGTCTTGGTGACTTGAAGTTTACAGGTCAAATCTTGCCGCACGCCCGCAAGATATCCTACACGGTCGATATCAAGCGGGTGATGCGTTCGAAGCTGGTGATGGCGATTGCCGACGGTACAGTCAGCGTCGACGGCGATACGATTTATCATGCCAAGGATCTTCGGCTCGGCCTGTTCAAGAGCCTGCCCGGATCACCGATTGAGCCGACAAGCTGA
- a CDS encoding DUF2161 domain-containing phosphodiesterase — translation METSLYLPVKRHLESLGFSVKGEVGGCDLVALNGDDPPVVVIGELKLSFNLELILQGVERAGACDEVWLAARLSMRGKGRESDARYRNLCRRLGFGMLGVTHQGNVEVLVAPSAASPRRNPKKRSRLVMEHQRRRGDPVAGGSTRMPIMTAYRQQALSCAAAMAAGPCRVRDLRGENPDAGKILLHNVYGWFDRVDRGIYCLTEAGKDALKRWPQQSCEAVPIVE, via the coding sequence GTGGAAACCTCGCTTTATCTTCCGGTCAAACGCCATCTTGAAAGCCTTGGTTTCTCGGTCAAAGGCGAAGTCGGAGGCTGCGACCTGGTTGCGCTGAACGGCGATGATCCGCCTGTCGTGGTGATCGGCGAACTGAAGCTGAGCTTCAATCTGGAGCTTATCCTGCAAGGCGTCGAGCGCGCGGGCGCATGTGATGAGGTCTGGCTTGCCGCCAGGCTGTCGATGCGTGGCAAGGGCCGCGAGAGCGACGCGCGCTATCGCAACCTGTGCCGGCGGCTCGGGTTCGGAATGCTCGGGGTGACACACCAGGGGAATGTCGAAGTGCTGGTGGCTCCCTCCGCTGCCAGTCCGCGCCGTAACCCGAAGAAGCGTTCCCGCCTTGTCATGGAGCATCAACGCCGCAGGGGCGATCCCGTTGCCGGCGGCAGCACGCGAATGCCGATCATGACAGCGTATCGCCAGCAGGCGCTGAGCTGCGCGGCCGCGATGGCTGCGGGTCCATGCCGCGTGCGGGATCTCAGAGGAGAGAATCCCGATGCTGGAAAAATCCTTCTTCACAATGTCTATGGATGGTTCGATCGCGTCGATCGTGGAATTTATTGCCTGACCGAGGCTGGCAAGGACGCGCTGAAGCGATGGCCGCAGCAGTCATGCGAAGCAGTGCCGATCGTCGAATGA
- a CDS encoding DUF6719 family protein — MIVGTLTVAATAAYASQVSRETDVVNLRLGERILVDDGSCPAGHIKEVSGTKLTPAGVVRARKCIPRIRLKR; from the coding sequence ATGATAGTCGGCACGCTGACCGTTGCGGCGACCGCCGCATACGCCTCGCAAGTTTCGCGAGAGACCGATGTCGTTAATCTGCGGCTGGGCGAACGCATTCTTGTTGATGACGGATCCTGTCCGGCGGGCCATATCAAGGAAGTCTCCGGTACGAAACTGACCCCGGCCGGCGTGGTTCGAGCACGCAAGTGCATACCGCGGATTCGCTTAAAGCGATGA
- a CDS encoding CreA family protein encodes MLAGTYAHAADEPDLIFRRSTVFKLLTPNDKLATYGVDDPGIEGVACHFTVPEKGGIKGWLGVAEEVSDISLACRQTGPIRFKEKLKQGDDIFRQRRSLFFKKMQIVRGCDVKRNVLVYMVYSDRVIEGSPQNSTSSIPIMPWGASDTAMQKCADFISD; translated from the coding sequence ATGCTCGCGGGAACTTACGCCCATGCAGCAGACGAGCCCGACCTGATCTTTCGCCGCTCGACGGTTTTCAAGCTGCTGACGCCGAATGACAAGCTTGCGACTTATGGCGTCGACGATCCGGGAATCGAAGGTGTTGCGTGCCATTTCACGGTACCCGAAAAAGGCGGCATCAAGGGGTGGCTCGGAGTGGCGGAGGAGGTCTCAGATATCTCGCTGGCCTGCCGCCAGACGGGACCGATACGCTTCAAGGAAAAGCTGAAGCAGGGCGATGACATATTCCGGCAGCGGCGTTCGCTGTTCTTCAAGAAGATGCAGATCGTACGGGGCTGCGACGTCAAACGAAACGTGCTGGTCTACATGGTTTACTCCGACCGGGTGATCGAAGGCTCGCCGCAGAATTCAACGTCCTCGATACCGATCATGCCATGGGGCGCTTCGGACACGGCCATGCAAAAATGCGCGGATTTCATTTCCGATTAG
- a CDS encoding L,D-transpeptidase — protein MSKYWCFLRAIRWRSLSANFPLARAGAYPCPRRVGLGLVAAILIGLGSPAHSQFFWQEDYPEVFIEPPPQPPPQPPPVTRPQAHESKPRRLSKPEPTARVIRKPNGPIIIAVSIRRQTMKVYDGNGLFAETPVSTGMRGHSTPMGVFSVIQKRKWHRSNIYSNAPMPYMQRITWSGIAMHAGALPGYPASHGCIRMPLDFAVKMWGWTRIGARVIITPGEVTPADFSHPLLTARRPKSETVPAEVKASDAGNAMPQVEVSSIASDLPATGEPAAATPESAIGPVRTDSGNTQDADTTVTAAVKVDGDAAASPAGTPAAPEDQSQSSPESAEKTGLMAVSALKRNDRIAVFVSGKDSKIYVRQNFSPIFDAPITIAASDRPLGTHVFTARTTRDSKDDFRWSVVSLPAPAHRADRIHISKNQPARQTKVADATARPISVPENPTEALDRVSFPEDVMAKIASALSTGDSIVISDQGIAGSGETGEGTDFIVKLP, from the coding sequence GTGAGTAAATATTGGTGCTTCCTGCGCGCGATACGGTGGCGTTCGTTGTCCGCCAATTTTCCCCTTGCTCGCGCAGGTGCATATCCCTGCCCGCGGCGCGTCGGGTTGGGACTGGTAGCCGCGATCCTGATCGGACTCGGATCACCCGCTCACAGCCAGTTCTTCTGGCAGGAGGATTACCCGGAGGTTTTTATCGAGCCGCCTCCCCAGCCGCCTCCCCAGCCGCCGCCCGTGACGAGGCCGCAGGCGCACGAATCCAAACCTCGCCGTCTTTCAAAGCCAGAACCGACGGCCAGGGTCATACGGAAGCCAAACGGTCCGATCATCATCGCCGTTTCAATCCGCCGGCAAACGATGAAGGTCTACGACGGCAACGGCCTTTTCGCCGAAACGCCGGTGTCGACCGGAATGCGCGGCCACTCAACTCCAATGGGGGTTTTCAGCGTCATTCAGAAGCGAAAATGGCATCGCTCGAACATCTACAGCAACGCGCCGATGCCCTACATGCAACGCATCACCTGGTCCGGCATCGCGATGCACGCGGGCGCGCTTCCGGGGTATCCGGCATCGCACGGATGTATCCGAATGCCTCTGGACTTTGCGGTGAAGATGTGGGGCTGGACCAGGATTGGCGCGAGGGTCATCATCACGCCTGGCGAGGTGACGCCCGCGGATTTTTCGCACCCGCTGCTGACAGCCCGCCGGCCTAAGTCCGAGACGGTGCCGGCCGAGGTGAAAGCCTCCGACGCCGGCAATGCGATGCCGCAAGTCGAAGTTTCATCGATTGCATCCGATCTGCCCGCGACCGGTGAGCCCGCTGCCGCAACGCCCGAGTCCGCCATCGGACCGGTCAGGACGGATTCAGGAAATACGCAGGACGCCGACACGACGGTAACGGCGGCGGTCAAGGTTGACGGAGATGCAGCGGCCTCCCCGGCCGGAACTCCGGCAGCGCCGGAGGATCAATCGCAGTCCTCTCCGGAAAGCGCTGAGAAAACCGGGCTTATGGCGGTCTCCGCATTGAAGCGCAACGACCGGATCGCGGTGTTCGTCAGCGGCAAGGACAGCAAGATCTATGTGCGGCAGAACTTTTCGCCGATATTCGATGCTCCCATCACGATCGCCGCAAGCGATCGGCCCTTGGGAACACACGTGTTCACGGCGAGAACCACCAGGGACAGCAAGGATGACTTCCGCTGGTCGGTGGTCTCGCTCCCGGCGCCGGCGCACCGCGCCGATCGGATTCACATCTCAAAAAACCAGCCCGCCCGGCAAACGAAGGTGGCCGACGCGACGGCCAGACCAATTTCGGTTCCGGAGAACCCCACCGAAGCGTTGGATCGCGTCTCCTTTCCGGAAGACGTCATGGCGAAGATCGCAAGCGCTCTTTCAACGGGAGACTCGATCGTTATCTCCGATCAGGGGATCGCGGGCAGCGGCGAAACCGGTGAAGGCACCGACTTCATCGTCAAGCTGCCATAA
- a CDS encoding polysaccharide deacetylase family protein: MRMTAVLISAGVISLCAATVAWSQTPAPKGAQNAAPVPVRASGPQVACNGSPDALGVARVVQIDTTGGPGFGFEHFKQLDFLRDKEVVLTFDDGPWPGKTPAVLKALADQCTTGIFFSIGKHATYHPEILRNVAAAGHTIGGHTWSHANLNNKKLSEDQRKEEIEKGFSAVKWALEAEPAPFFRFPALQHPPEIVTYLGERNVAIFSCDVDSFDFKTRNAEQVVTNIFKKLDKVGKGIILMHDFQKHTAEALPEILRRLKAGGYKVAQMKAKAPIQTLAQYDEALKKDTKLPTVSTRPIDSVVQTISE, encoded by the coding sequence ATGCGCATGACGGCGGTGCTGATTTCTGCAGGCGTGATTTCGTTGTGCGCAGCCACGGTTGCCTGGTCGCAGACACCGGCGCCCAAGGGAGCTCAGAACGCCGCGCCGGTTCCCGTGCGGGCCAGCGGGCCGCAGGTCGCCTGTAACGGAAGCCCCGACGCGCTCGGTGTTGCGCGCGTGGTCCAGATCGACACGACCGGCGGTCCGGGCTTCGGTTTCGAGCATTTCAAGCAACTCGACTTCCTGCGGGACAAGGAAGTGGTGTTGACGTTCGATGATGGCCCATGGCCCGGAAAAACGCCCGCCGTGTTGAAGGCGCTTGCGGATCAATGCACCACCGGCATCTTCTTCTCGATCGGCAAGCACGCGACATATCATCCCGAAATCTTGCGGAATGTCGCCGCCGCAGGACACACGATCGGCGGTCACACCTGGTCCCACGCCAACCTCAACAACAAGAAGCTGTCCGAGGACCAGCGCAAGGAAGAAATCGAGAAAGGCTTCAGCGCCGTCAAATGGGCGCTCGAAGCTGAACCCGCGCCGTTCTTCCGCTTTCCGGCGCTTCAGCATCCGCCGGAAATCGTGACGTATCTGGGCGAACGCAATGTCGCGATTTTCTCCTGCGACGTCGACTCGTTCGACTTCAAGACCCGCAATGCCGAACAGGTGGTCACCAACATCTTCAAGAAACTGGACAAGGTCGGCAAGGGCATCATCCTGATGCACGATTTTCAGAAGCATACGGCGGAGGCGCTTCCTGAGATTCTGCGCAGGCTCAAGGCGGGCGGCTACAAGGTGGCGCAGATGAAGGCCAAGGCCCCGATCCAGACGCTTGCGCAATATGACGAGGCGCTGAAGAAGGATACCAAGCTCCCGACCGTGAGCACGCGCCCGATCGATAGCGTAGTCCAGACCATCTCCGAGTAG
- a CDS encoding dihydrofolate reductase: MLRIEGYVIVSADGMLADANRVMPEALKFKGDLEFFTSGLDDAAVVVHGRNSFEDQPNSPLRKRIILTHRVAGVEPDPENEKATLWNPAGASFEDACSHAGVRDGTAAIIGGPTVFEMFLDRYDTFWLSEAPHVRLPGGEGCFPAVPDSSPQAVLTAHGLQPREVRILDAKNDVGVTAWRRT, translated from the coding sequence ATGCTTCGCATCGAAGGTTACGTTATCGTGTCGGCTGACGGAATGCTTGCCGATGCCAACCGGGTGATGCCCGAAGCGCTGAAGTTCAAGGGCGATCTCGAGTTCTTCACGTCGGGCCTCGATGACGCGGCTGTCGTCGTTCACGGGCGCAATTCGTTCGAGGATCAGCCCAACTCTCCGCTTCGCAAAAGGATCATTCTCACCCATCGCGTCGCTGGTGTTGAGCCTGATCCCGAAAACGAAAAAGCGACTTTGTGGAATCCCGCCGGCGCTTCGTTCGAGGACGCCTGCTCCCATGCCGGAGTGCGCGACGGAACTGCCGCGATCATCGGTGGGCCTACGGTTTTCGAGATGTTCCTCGATCGTTATGATACGTTCTGGCTGTCGGAAGCTCCGCATGTTAGGCTGCCCGGAGGCGAAGGCTGCTTCCCCGCCGTCCCTGATAGCTCTCCGCAAGCCGTGCTGACGGCGCATGGCCTTCAGCCTCGCGAGGTCCGGATTCTCGATGCGAAGAACGATGTTGGCGTCACCGCATGGCGCCGGACATGA